In a genomic window of Phaeodactylum tricornutum CCAP 1055/1 chromosome 6, whole genome shotgun sequence:
- a CDS encoding predicted protein: MKVTTRLIVGIITGSTVTCALLPTSPFYLVSERWTPYLKQSRPYLLAPVFVSSSRGQEDTINVAPNGTLHRTSSSPPSTTAVKRKSGYRKSAYYLSRDEDRLQHNFISFIDHSVGSPYSQVARLVEPRVYARPDQFQRNNTYVLPTIDDVAPPASLYGPWASALAWNGLLARGIVGTLAYLCFPVLISFLQIVTKNMDNDALVSLVNTFLPGVAIVLGTYFSLTLSILYNRFSQIQQTVTSEASLLALCCRNLLDMLCSNDIRKDCDKTAVQAAQCIADQVRTLVRDSRGRETMMVIYSDPYTRLLQIVAECRNEGIKLDEALVANVRSNVADLCKLRAHRISYEGLALAPTHFDVMTFLCGLLLTGYALGTLATACPNDGTPAGLAQVLFSALVVCYVLFYEMCYDLNRPFDGIYQLRRSGAAMHLLQVKLMIVNHPVVGDGRVDFEVLEDEDDSDFQREYDERFCARRKAKICEMRSIVFFEFDPRGKLKAPMTTTKKPQITNAIVYMNIRLVVKSSVIDVHKDRLTEKPLIQSIKTSPVFSPLFRSSRTEHNRVLFRCSQDDLFASTTATRDVCYETAQQNPKQILIEASSSLAAVVSQSRIRLLVSFLAALVGFPQRGWTLSATSVWKTTRQTILRKQFWKGLVAVFLTLQFTQWLRVKSRQRVDATSEWERYAQYPGARGRALFSLLLAQILPLYVLAKVTRGALQNKILKYGGNVLSDGLLQLGPLYIKLGQIISSRENILPDSWYRALERLQDQVPARSGARAMDLAYAAWSGDQDSFDATFTDFDTTPLAAASLGQVHLARYGNDTVAIKLQRPYLRQIYDQDFVLLTKVASIVDSFAGSAGVVGGIEQSWTQIFADAEDILYREIDYRDEADNGIRFCDDFGLALGGRVKDSSAKSQDGQLLPSAASWLRAPHVYGDLCSEKFLVMEFVESIKITSQTKLKEQGVTSADREYLADCLARAYLRQFCCNLFFSTDPHPGNLGVEVLNRDGSRPEERVRLVFYDFGQAAKLQPEQAQGILDVMEAIVDMDVDKSVRAFQQMGVLKDTADLDMVRAKVADNFRTGKVKANRQKLKRDVGGGF; encoded by the exons ATGAAAGTGACGACAAGACTGATAGTCGGAATTATTACTGGATCGACGGTAACATGTGCGTTGCTACCCACAAGTCCATTCTACCTCGTATCCGAACGTTGGACTCCATATCTGAAGCAAAGTCGGCCGTATTTGCTGGCTCCTGTGTTCGTGTCGTCTTCTCGGGGCCAAGAGGACACGATCAACGTAGCCCCGAATGGAACTCTCCATCgcacttcttcttctccacCTAGTACCACCGCTGTAAAACGCAAGTCTGGCTACCGAAAATCGGCCTACTATTTGTCTCGAGATGAGGATCGCTTGCAGCACAATTTCATTTCGTTCATCGACCACTCGGTGGGTTCACCCTATTCCCAAGTCGCGCGGCTCGTCGAGCCCCGCGTGTACGCCCGACCTGACCAGTTCCAACGAAATAACACGTATGTTTTGCCGACAATCGATGATGTGGCGCCGCCGGCATCGTTGTACGGACCATGGGCCAGTGCCTTGGCATGGAATGGACTCTTAGCCCGGGGCATTGTCGGAACTTTGGCCTATCTTTGTTTTCCCGTGCTTATCAGTTTTCTCCAAATAGTGACGAAAAACATGGACAACGATGCGTTAGTGTCTTTGGTCAATACCTTTCTACCAGGTGTGGCTATTGTTTTAGGTACCTATTTTTCGTTGACGTTGAGTATCCTCTATAATCGGTTCTCTCAGATTCAACAAACGGTCACGTCGGAGGCGAGTTTATTGGCGTTATGTTGCCGTAATCTCTTGGACATGTTGTGCAGCAATGACATTCGCAAGGATTGCGATAAGACTGCTGTCCAAGCCGCGCAGTGCATTGCCGATCAAGTGAGAACACTGGTGCGGGACAGTCGGGGCCGAGAAACCATGATGGTAATTTACAGCGACCCCTATACGCGCCTGTTGCAGATTGTAGCTGAATGTCGCAATGAGGGGATTAAATTGGATGAG GCCCTGGTAGCAAACGTCCGGAGCAACGTTGCCGATTTATGTAAACTCCGTGCACATCGCATTAGTTACGAAGGCCTCGCGTTGGCCCCAACGCACTTTGACGTCATGACATTTTTATGCGGCTTGCTACTGACTGGTTACGCATTGGGAACTTTAGCCACGGCATGCCCGAACGATGGCACTCCTGCTGGCTTGGCCCAAGTTTTGTTCAGCGCCCTCGTTGTCTGTTACGTGCTCTTTTACGAAATGTGCTATGATTTGAACCGGCCGTTTGACGGGATATATCAATTGCGACGATCAGGAGCCGCAATGCACTTGTTACAGGTGAAGCTGATGATTGTCAATCATCCCGTTGTCGGCGATGGCAGAGTTGATTTTGAAGTGTTGGAGGATGAAGACGATTCGGACTTTCAACGCGAATACGACGAACGGTTCTGCGCCCGACGCAAGGCGAAGATTTG CGAAATGCGATCCATAGTTTTTTTTGAATTTGACCCTCGGGGGAAATTGAAGGCGCCGATGACGACAACCAAGAAACCCCAAATTACAAACGCTATAGTGTACATGAACATTCGTCTCGTAGTAAAATCGAGCGTTATCGACGTCCAC AAGGATCGATTGACCGAAAAGCCCCTTATTCAGAGTATCAAGACTTCCCCTGTCTTTTCTCCGCTTTTCCGAAGCTCCAGGACGGAGCACAATCGTGTGCTTTTCCGTTGTTCCCAAGATGATTTGTTTGCTTCAACAACAGCCACGAGGGATGTTTGTTACGAGACTGCACAACAAAATCCTAAACAAATATTAATAGAAGCAAGCTCAAGTCTTGCTGCGGTAGTAAGCCAGAGTCGCATCCGCCTACTGGTCAGCTTTTTGGCAGCGTTGGTTGGTTTTCCGCAACGAGGCTGGACACTATCCGCCACATCCGTTTGGAAAACCACACGGCAAACGATTCTAAGAAAGCAATTCTGGAAGGGACTCGTTGCTGTTTTCCTTACCTTGCAATTCACGCAGTGGTTACGAGTCAAGAGTCGGCAACGCGTGGACGCCACGTCGGAATGGGAGCGGTACGCGCAGTACCCCGGGGCCCGCGGTCGAGCACTATTCTCCTTGTTGCTCGCCCAAATCCTTCCTCTCTATGTGTTGGCCAAGGTCACCCGTGGTGCACTGCAGAACAAAATACTTAAATACGGAGGCAACGTCCTCTCCGATGGTCTCCTACAGTTGGGACCGCTGTACATTAAACTCGGACAGATCATTTCAAGTCGGGAGAATATCCTACCCGACAGCTGGTACCGTGCTCTGGAACGCTTACAGGATCAAGTCCCAGCGCGGTCCGGAGCCAGGGCTATGGATTTGGCCTACGCGGCCTGGTCGGGCGACCAAGATTCCTTCGACGCAACCTTTACCGATTTTGACACGACGCCGTTGGCGGCCGCGAGTCTCGGCCAAGTGCATTTGGCCCGATACGGAAACGACACGGTCGCTATTAAACTACAGCGACCGTATTTACGTCAAATCTACGATCAAGACTTTGTGCTCTTAACCAAGGTAGCCTCGATTGTCGACTCGTTTGCCGGCAGCGCGGGCGTCGTGGGCGGTATTGAACAGAGTTGGACGCAGATCTTTGCCGACGCGGAAGACATTCTTTACCGCGAGATTGATTACCGCGACGAAGCGGACAATGGAATCCGTTTCTGCGATGATTTTGGCTTGGCCCTCGGTGGGCGGGTGAAAGATTCTAGTGCGAAGTCTCAGGATGGTCAGTTACTGCCGTCGGCGGCATCGTGGTTACGGGCTCCACACGTTTACGGGGATTTGTGTTCGGAGAAATTTCTCGTCATGGAGTTTGTTGAGAGCATCAAAATAACGAGTCAAACCAAGTTGAAGGAACAGGGCGTTACTTCCGCCGATCGAGAGTATTTGGCGGATTGCTTGGCACGGGCGTACCTACGGCAATTTTGCTGTAATCTGTTCTTTTCCACCGACCCGCATCCGGGCAATTTGGGTGTGGAGGTTTTGAATCGCGACGGCTCCCGTCCGGAAGAGCGGGTCCGGCTTGTTTTTTACGACTTCGGCCAAGCCGCCAAGCTGCAACCGGAACAGGCACAAGGCATTCTGGACGTTATGGAGGCGATTGTAGATATGGACGTGGACAAATCGGTCCGCGCCTTTCAGCAAATGGGTGTCCTCAAGGATACGGCCGATTTGGACATGGTCCGGGCTAAAGTCGCCGACAACTTCCGCACCGGCAAAGTCAAGGCGAACCGTCAAAAGTTGAAACGTG ACGTTGGCGGCGGATTTTGA
- a CDS encoding predicted protein, which yields METSMSIVLESLPSEQPVQAYVTGVESTLDALHVDDSLNDSKRELSYEDYYGDESVDLNHKKQKTSEASTMPPPLIRHNQNSASLDTCCAGTNDPTGKSSSSFRERRHAQMAAMLEYASKLAQDAGALSAAESPQPFESEARRRPTRRNSFVVHRKNVTTMFPGMMIESTNILRKHIEASSPKQEFFEQSQNDSTVFLRHASLPCWRKPVVLPTAMEPPVDMCTDGPRAA from the coding sequence ATGGAAACGTCAATGAGCATCGTGTTGGAAAGTCTACCATCGGAACAACCCGTCCAAGCTTACGTTACCGGCGTAGAGTCCACGCTTGATGCTCTCCATGTCGATGATAGCTTGAACGACAGCAAACGTGAACTCTCATACGAAGACTATTACGGAGATGAATCTGTGGATCTAAACCACAAGAAGCAGAAAACTTCGGAAGCAAGCACCATGCCACCTCCTTTGATACGCCATAACCAAAATTCTGCGTCTTTGGACACCTGCTGTGCCGGTACAAACGACCCAACAGGCAAAAGTAGTTCGTCCTTCAGAGAGCGCCGACACGCCCAGATGGCAGCCATGCTGGAATATGCCAGCAAATTGGCACAGGatgcgggagctctttcaGCTGCAGAAAGCCCTCAACCTTTCGAGTCGGAAGCTCGAAGGCGGCCTACGCGACGCAACTCATTTGTTGTCCATAGGAAAAATGTCACGACCATGTTCCCTGGAATGATGATCGAATCTACCAACATCCTACGCAAACACATCGAGGCTTCATCTCCCAAGCAAGAATTCTTCGAACAGTCGCAAAACGATTCCACGGTCTTTCTGCGCCACGCTAGTCTCCCGTGCTGGCGAAAGCCCGTGGTGCTTCCGACTGCCATGGAACCCCCTGTCGACATGTGCACAGATGGTCCACGAGCTGCTTAA
- a CDS encoding predicted protein: GLKYLDLVVGDGPTPRYGQLLSIAYTAYGKLPAAARNNQPQQFDRDDGYVVKHGNGRIIPGLDEGLHGMRVGGTRRILVPPKLGYVDSGLGPMPALP, from the coding sequence GGTCTCAAGTACCTAGATTTGGTCGTCGGCGACGGTCCGACGCCGCGGTATGGACAACTCCTCTCCATTGCCTACACGGCCTACGGCAAACTACCCGCGGCGGCCCGGAACAATCAACCCCAACAGTTCGATCGAGACGACGGTTACGTCGTCAAACACGGCAACGGGCGAATCATTCCTGGTCTGGACGAAGGATTGCACGGGATGCGGGTTGGTGGGACCCGGCGTATACTCGTGCCACCCAAACTCGGCTACGTCGATTCTGGACTCGGACCCATGCCGGCGTTGCCG
- a CDS encoding predicted protein: MPHRRLLLLCLIQCVVANGFSVQPQSPSFRPERSGLDINSNPRIGPSLVQPYTNGEASTNVSDGTTAIILNTNARSVTKDLEPLAASIFGTSHVFCTTTEVEAKQAADHIVQNLQSYKLVVPVGGDGTLASMINYLCDSIGGDVDEAMGKLPLIGYIPLGTGNGVGSVIGCRLSRGLARGTKRRKRKRLEHIMNALRRVGQGTLPKSNDFEVVEMPMMEVTHPVDGQVPTPRGDLCFFAGVGFDSLMLNDFKNIKAWSHKTGILRDFLGSVAGYCVALVVKTLPKCLVRGEHNIRVELTSNDPDCVWVDHRRGDMVRPCGEAKLYEGTTGILAAGTSPFYGGGLRLFPFARMTLDKMHLRLGRIHPVDGFVNIPSIFAGSYRDKSDRFGCLDFIGDDFEVRVQSTTAAPNSDGRGYPFQHSGESIGHVERFRLRVVKNSVRFVSFLKPRLERDD, translated from the coding sequence ATGCCACATCGACggcttttgttgttgtgtcTGATACAATGCGTGGTCGCGAATGGCTTCAGTGTGCAGCCACAAAGCCCCTCGTTCCGTCCGGAACGAAGCGGACTCGACATTAACTCCAATCCCAGGATCGGCCCATCCCTAGTTCAACCTTACACAAACGGCGAGGCTTCCACAAATGTTAGCGATGGCACGACTGCTATTATTCTCAACACAAATGCTCGGTCCGTCACGAAGGATCTGGAACCGCTCGCGGCCTCTATTTTTGGAACCTCCCACGTCTTTTGTACGACGACCGAAGTCGAAGCGAAGCAAGCAGCCGACCACATTGTCCAAAACTTGCAAAGCTACAAGCTCGTCGTCCCCGTTGGCGGTGATGGCACTCTAGCGAGTATGATTAACTATCTTTGCGACAGTATTGGTGGAGACGTGGACGAAGCTATGGGCAAACTACCACTCATTGGATACATTCCCCTCGGTACCGGCAACGGGGTCGGTTCCGTGATAGGGTGTCGCCTTTCGCGTGGATTGGCACGGGGCACTAAACGACGGAAGCGTAAACGACTCGAACACATCATGAATGCACTGCGCCGTGTTGGTCAGGGAACTTTACCGAAGAGCAACGATTTTGAAGTAGTGGAGATGCCCATGATGGAAGTTACGCATCCCGTGGACGGCCAAGTTCCAACACCACGGGGAGACCTGTGCTTCTTTGCGGGAGTCGGGTTTGATTCACTCATGCTGAATGATTTCAAGAACATCAAAGCCTGGTCACACAAAACGGGTATTTTGCGTGATTTTCTGGGCTCAGTGGCAGGGTACTGCGTCGCTCTAGTTGTcaaaactttgccaaagTGTTTGGTAAGGGGGGAGCACAATATTCGAGTCGAGCTAACAAGTAACGATCCCGACTGTGTATGGGTAGACCATCGTCGTGGGGACATGGTCCGACCCTGTGGCGAAGCCAAACTATACGAAGGAACGACAGGCATTTTAGCGGCTGGGACGTCTCCCTTCTACGGAGGCGGTCTTCGATTATTTCCATTTGCCCGCATGACGTTAGACAAGATGCACTTGAGATTGGGACGCATTCACCCGGTTGATGGCTTTGTAAATATTCCAAGCATCTTTGCCGGCTCCTATCGCGACAAAAGTGACAGGTTTGGCTGTCTGGATTTTATCGGGGACGACTTTGAAGTTAGAGTGCAGTCGACTACGGCCGCCCCAAACAGTGACGGTAGAGGATATCCGTTTCAGCATTCTGGTGAGAGCATTGGGCATGTAGAGAGGTTTCGGTTGCGAGTAGTCAAAAATTCGGTACGCTTTGTAAGCTTTCTAAAGCCACGACTTGAAAGAGATGATTGA